From a single Capsicum annuum cultivar UCD-10X-F1 chromosome 12, UCD10Xv1.1, whole genome shotgun sequence genomic region:
- the LOC107851468 gene encoding U-box domain-containing protein 27 isoform X1 yields MRKDDLYITVPTFFRCPISLDVMKSPVSLCTGVTYDRSSIQRWLDSGNNTCPATMQVLQTKELVPNHTLQRLIQIWSDSVRTTHQNSSSDRVNHQQVRELIKQFVNDFRVHYSELEVNSDNLTKLLAFSGESQENLRFVASVAAESDFLEILTSFLVHNPGNLKVLEKIVPLWKMLLRERGSLPKMGKGNELYAVIISALKHGSLKLKLEMTKTLDFIISTDSEAKSSLSENSELYSVLLSFSTINNDWNTTLMEVSISCLISFAMIRRNRSKLVKAGAVKTVGKALSTAEIGTALTDKILRLLELTSTCKEGRMDLCNDGECIRALVMKILKVSNEATEHAVTILWSLCCLFRDHRAIDAVGKSNGMAKILLLLQSNCSPAVRQMAADLLKVFRVNSKGVSCLSTSYDTKTTHIMPF; encoded by the coding sequence atgCGTAAAGACGATCTATACATAACGGTACCGACTTTTTTCCGGTGTCCAATTTCCCTCGATGTAATGAAATCTCCGGTGAGTTTATGTACCGGAGTTACATACGATCGAAGTAGCATCCAACGGTGGCTGGACAGTGGTAACAACACGTGTCCAGCCACCATGCAGGTGCTACAGACAAAAGAACTTGTACCTAACCATACACTACAAAGGCTAATTCAGATCTGGTCTGACTCGGTCCGAACTACTCATCAGAACAGTAGTTCGGACCGAGTTAACCACCAACAAGTTCGCGAGCTAATTAAACAGTTCGTTAACGACTTCCGAGTTCACTATTCCGAGTTGGAGGTGAACTCGGATAATTTAACAAAACTGTTAGCTTTCTCCGGAGAATCTCAGGAGAATTTGCGCTTTGTTGCTTCAGTAGCTGCGGAGAGTGATTTTCTGGAGATTTTAACTTCCTTCTTAGTTCACAACCCTGGGAATTTGAAGGTTCTGGAGAAAATCGTACCTCTTTGGAAAATGCTGCTGCGCGAACGAGGCTCGTTACCGAAAATGGGGAAAGGAAACGAATTGTATGCAGTGATAATATCAGCTCTCAAACATGGAAGCCTAAAGCTGAAATTGGAGATGACGAAAACTTTGGACTTCATCATATCAACTGACTCCGAAGCTAAATCGTCTTTATCAGAAAACTCCGAATTGTACTCAGTTCTATTGAGTTTCTCAACAATCAATAACGATTGGAACACTACATTAATGGAGGTCTCAATTTCCTGCTTAATTTCCTTCGCAATGATACGGAGAAACCGCTCAAAGCTCGTAAAAGCAGGCGCAGTGAAAACAGTGGGAAAAGCACTATCCACTGCAGAGATTGGAACCGCCTTGACGGACAAAATTCTAAGATTGTTGGAACTGACATCGACATGTAAAGAGGGTAGAATGGATCTATGTAACGATGGAGAGTGTATAAGAGCACTAGTGATGAAAATACTGAAAGTATCAAATGAAGCAACGGAACATGCAGTAACAATTCTATGGAGTTTGTGTTGTCTATTTCGGGATCATAGGGCAATAGATGCTGTAGGGAAGAGCAATGGAATGGCGAAGATATTGCTGTTGTTACAGAGTAATTGTTCGCCGGCGGTAAGACAAATGGCTGCCGATTTGCTTAAAGTGTTTAGGGTGAATTCTAAAGGTGTTTCTTGTCTTTCTACTAGTTATGATACTAAAACTACTCATATCATGCCATTTTGA
- the LOC107851468 gene encoding U-box domain-containing protein 27 isoform X2, producing the protein MQVLQTKELVPNHTLQRLIQIWSDSVRTTHQNSSSDRVNHQQVRELIKQFVNDFRVHYSELEVNSDNLTKLLAFSGESQENLRFVASVAAESDFLEILTSFLVHNPGNLKVLEKIVPLWKMLLRERGSLPKMGKGNELYAVIISALKHGSLKLKLEMTKTLDFIISTDSEAKSSLSENSELYSVLLSFSTINNDWNTTLMEVSISCLISFAMIRRNRSKLVKAGAVKTVGKALSTAEIGTALTDKILRLLELTSTCKEGRMDLCNDGECIRALVMKILKVSNEATEHAVTILWSLCCLFRDHRAIDAVGKSNGMAKILLLLQSNCSPAVRQMAADLLKVFRVNSKGVSCLSTSYDTKTTHIMPF; encoded by the coding sequence ATGCAGGTGCTACAGACAAAAGAACTTGTACCTAACCATACACTACAAAGGCTAATTCAGATCTGGTCTGACTCGGTCCGAACTACTCATCAGAACAGTAGTTCGGACCGAGTTAACCACCAACAAGTTCGCGAGCTAATTAAACAGTTCGTTAACGACTTCCGAGTTCACTATTCCGAGTTGGAGGTGAACTCGGATAATTTAACAAAACTGTTAGCTTTCTCCGGAGAATCTCAGGAGAATTTGCGCTTTGTTGCTTCAGTAGCTGCGGAGAGTGATTTTCTGGAGATTTTAACTTCCTTCTTAGTTCACAACCCTGGGAATTTGAAGGTTCTGGAGAAAATCGTACCTCTTTGGAAAATGCTGCTGCGCGAACGAGGCTCGTTACCGAAAATGGGGAAAGGAAACGAATTGTATGCAGTGATAATATCAGCTCTCAAACATGGAAGCCTAAAGCTGAAATTGGAGATGACGAAAACTTTGGACTTCATCATATCAACTGACTCCGAAGCTAAATCGTCTTTATCAGAAAACTCCGAATTGTACTCAGTTCTATTGAGTTTCTCAACAATCAATAACGATTGGAACACTACATTAATGGAGGTCTCAATTTCCTGCTTAATTTCCTTCGCAATGATACGGAGAAACCGCTCAAAGCTCGTAAAAGCAGGCGCAGTGAAAACAGTGGGAAAAGCACTATCCACTGCAGAGATTGGAACCGCCTTGACGGACAAAATTCTAAGATTGTTGGAACTGACATCGACATGTAAAGAGGGTAGAATGGATCTATGTAACGATGGAGAGTGTATAAGAGCACTAGTGATGAAAATACTGAAAGTATCAAATGAAGCAACGGAACATGCAGTAACAATTCTATGGAGTTTGTGTTGTCTATTTCGGGATCATAGGGCAATAGATGCTGTAGGGAAGAGCAATGGAATGGCGAAGATATTGCTGTTGTTACAGAGTAATTGTTCGCCGGCGGTAAGACAAATGGCTGCCGATTTGCTTAAAGTGTTTAGGGTGAATTCTAAAGGTGTTTCTTGTCTTTCTACTAGTTATGATACTAAAACTACTCATATCATGCCATTTTGA